The Candidatus Binatia bacterium genome includes the window CCGTACGCCTCGGCGTCGATCCAGCCCATCGCGCCGAAGCCCGCGACGAAGTACACGTCGCGCACCTCCATCCGATAGAACGCGAAGTCGCCGAAGTCGACCCACGAGCGCGCGCTCTCGTGACGCGCGAGGTAGTCCTCGCGCACCGCCGCGACCTCGTCGTCGGCGACGCGCGCGACGTCGCCGAGCAGCGTCACCCGTCCGAGCGCGAGCGGATCGTCGCCGGCGCCGGGCTGCGTGACCAGCAGGCTCGCGCGCGCGTCGGCGGCCAGGTTCTGCGTGTGCACCGCCATCGCGCTGATGAGGAACGTCGGGCGTCCGCGCGCGTCGACCCCGTACGGCGCGACCGAGCCGAACGGATAGCCGGTCGCGCGTCGCGAGTGCGTCGACAGCGTGCCGGTGCGTCCGACGTGCACGAGCGTGCGCGCGCGCTCGGCGAAGGGCGGCTCGGGGATCTGCGCCTCTGGGGAAGCCGCGTCCGCGGCGTGCTGGCCAGCGTCGTTCGCCATCCTCTCTCCTTCGCCGCGGCACGATACCGGGATCCGCGCGCGCGCACCAGGCGCGGCGTGCGGGGCGCGCGTGACGCTGCACCAGCGGCGCGTGCGACGCATGCGCCGCGTGCCCTTGCGCGGCGCGCCGCGGTCGTCGAGGCTGCCTGCGGGATGACGGCGAAGCTCGGCAGCGCGGCGCAGGTCGAGGCGGCGGTCGCGGAGCTGCAGGACCTCGCGACGCGGGCCGAGGCCGACCCGGCGCTGCACCTCCGCTGCACGCGACGCCTCGCCGAGCTGCGCGACGCCTGGCGCGCGTCGCCGGCGTCGTTCTCGCCGCAGGCGATCGCCGCGCTGCGCGAGGTCGCGCGTCGGCTCGAGCGTCGTTCCGCACCGCAGCCGAGCGATGCCGCCGACACGGCGTTCGAGCGCCATCCGACGCCACAGCCGAGCGGCGACGTCCTCGCGCGCGCCCGCGAGGTGCTCGAGAAGGTGTTCCGCTACGCGAGCTTCCGTCCCGGACAGGAGGAGGTCGTCGCCGCGGTGCTCGCCGGGCGCGACTGCATCGCGGTCATGCCGACGGGCGCCGGCAAGTCGCTCACCTACCAGCTCCCGGCGCGCGTGCTCGGCGGCACGACGCTCGTCGTCTCGCCGCTGATCGCGCTGATGAAGGACCAGGTCGACGCGCTCACCGCGAAGGGCGTGCGCGCGACCTACCTCAACTCGAGCCTCGCGCCCGAGGAGCGCGCGCGGCGCAGCGCCGCGCTCGCACGCGGCGAGTACGAGCTGGTCTACGCCGCGCCCGAGGGCATCGAGGGCGCGGTTGGGCACGCGCTCGCCCGCGCCGACCTCCGCCTGATCGCGGTCGACGAGGCGCACTGCATCAGCCAGTGGGGCCACGACTTCCGCCCGGCGTACCGCAAGCTCGCCGGGCTCAAGCAGCGCTTCGGCGGACCGCCGGTGCTGGCGCTCACCGCGACCGCGACGCCACAGGTGATGGACGACATCGTGCAGCAGCTCGCGATGGAGTCGCCGGCGCGCTGGCGCGGCAGCTTCTTCCGTCCGAACCTGCGGCTCTTCGCGCACAAGAAGGTCGCGGGCGGCAAGCTGCGCGACGCGATCGTGGCGCTCATCCACGCGCGACGCGGCACGAGCGGCATCGTGTACTGCCTGTCGCGGCGCTCGGTCGAGGCGACCGCCGCATTCCTGGTCTCGCGCGGCGTGCGCGCCCTCGCCTACCACGCAGGCATGGAGCCGGAGGAGCGCACCGCGGCGCACGAGGCGTTCCGCCGCGGCGACGTCGAGGCGATCGTCGCGACCATCGCCTTCGGCATGGGCATCGACAAGCCGGACATCCGCTGGGTGATCCACCGCGACATGCCGGGCTCGATCGACGCGTACTACCAGGAGATCGGCCGCGCCGGACGCGACGGCGCCCCGAGCGACTGCATCCTGTTCTACTCGTGGGCCGACGTCGTGAGCCACGACCGCTTCGCGGACGAGGCCGAGCCGGAGGTCGCGGCGCGCGCCCGGCGTCAAGCACGACAGATGTTCGACCTCGCCGACACCGGGCGCTGCCGGCACCGCGAGCTCGTGCGCCACTTCGGCGAGCACGTCGCGGACTGCGGGGGCTCGTGCGACGCCTGCCTCGCGGTCGACGTCGTCGCGGAAGCGCGCGCCGCGGCGCGCGCCGAGAGCGCGACGGCCGGCCGGCGCGCGAGCGCGGCCGCAGCCGGCGCCGCGAAGCCGGGCGCGACGGAGGCGCTCGACGACGAGGCGCAGCAGCTCTTCGGACGGCTCCGCGCGCTGCGCAAGGAGATCGCCGAGGCGAGCGGCGTGCCGGCCTACGTCGTGTTCACCGACGCCGCGCTGCGCGCCATGGCCGTGCGCCGGCCGAGGAGCGAGGAGGATCTGCTGGCGATCCCCGGCGTCGGCGCGGTCAAGCTCGCGCGCTACGGGGCGGCGTTCCTCGCGGCGCTGCGCGACGCGGACGCGCCGGCCGCGCACGGCTGAGCGGCGCTCGCGCGCCCTGCTACGGGAGCGCTCGTAATGCCCGCCTGCAAAGCGTATCTAGGAGAGAATCGACGCACAGACCGGCGGAGGGGAACACGGTGAAGCGCGAGGACTGCACACTCTTCAGCGGCGCGGCCCAGGGAGCCGAGGCGGAGTTCGGCGCCGCCGCCGAGCGGTACGGCATCGAGGAGGTCAACTTCACGTTCGAAGGCCACAGCGACGCGCGCACGCGCGGCATCCGCGTCCTCACGCAGCGCGAGCTCGCGCACGGCGACGTGAGCCTCGCCTACGTCAGCAAGCTGATGCACCGTCGCTACCCCGACACGCCGCTGTTCAAGAAGGTGCTGCAGAGCATCTGGCACCAGGTGAACAACGGCCAGGAGATCTTCGTCGTCGGCAAGATCCTGCCCGACGACACCGTCAAGGGCGGCACCGGCTGGGGCGCCGAGTTCGCGAAGCTGTGCAACAAGCCGCTCTACGTCTTCGACCAGGAGCGCGACGGCTGGTTCCGCTGGGCGGGCGACCGCTGGGAGCCGATCCAGGATCCCGTCATCCAGCACCCGCACTTCACCGGCACCGGCACGCGCTTCCTCGCCGACAACGGCCGCGCCGCGATCGAGGGGCTGTTCAAGCGCACCTTCGGCTGAGAAGGACGCGCGCCGCTGCGCTGCACCGCCCGCGGCGCGCTCGCGAGCTCACGCCGCCGCCGGCAGCCGGCGACGCTTCACCAGGTAGAAGATCACCGGGTAGACGAGCAGCTCCATCACGAAGCTCACCGCGATGCCCCCGACGAGCGGCGCGACCAGCCGCCGCGTGACGTCGGCGCCCGTCCCCGTGGCCCAGAGCAGCGGCAGGAGCCCGATCATGTCGGTCGCGACCGTCATGGTCTTCGGGCGGATGCGCTTCACCGCCCCCTCGTGCACGGCCTCGAACAGGTCCTGCGGCGTGCGCATGCGTCCCTCGGCGACGAAGCGCTCGTAGGCGCCGTCGAGGTAGAGCAGCATCACCTGCCCCGTCTCGGCGTCGACGCCGAGCAGCGCGATGATGCCGACCCACACCGCGAGGCTCATGTTGTAGTCGAGCGCCCACAGGAACCAGAGCGCGCCGATCAGGCTGAACGGCACGGCGAGCATCACCACCGCGACGCGGAACCAGCTCCGGTTCGCGACGTAGAGCAGGAACACGATCAGCACGATGGTGATCGGGATGACGACCGCGAGACGCCGGTTCGCCTGCTCGAGGTACTCGAACTGCCCCGACCAGACGCGCGTGTAGCCCGGCGGCAGCGGCACCTGCTCGTCGACCACGCGCCGCGCCTCGGCGACGTAGCCGCCGAGGTCGCGACCGGCGATGTCGACGAAGATCCACGCGGTGCGCTGCGCGTTCTCGCTGCGGATCATCGGCGGCCCGGGGGTGATTTTGATTGACGCGAGCTGACCGAGCGGGACCTGCAGGCCGTCCTTCGTCGCGACCAGCACCTCGCGCAGCGCGTCCGGATCGTCGCGGAAGTCGCGCAGGTAGCGGACGTTCACCGGGTAGCGCTGCAGGCCCTCGACGGTCGTGGTGATGTTCATGCCGCCGATCGCCGTCTGGATGACGTCCTGCACGTCGCCGGTCGTGAGCCCGTAGCGCGCGGCGGCGGTGCGGTCGATGTCGACGTCCAGGTAGTAGCCGCCGACCGTGCGCTCGGGGTACGCGCTCAGCGTGCCCGGCACCGTCTGCACCGCGGACGCGGTGTGCGCCGCGAGGTCGGCGAGCACCGCCAGATCCGGACCCATGATCTTGATCCCGACCGGCGTCTTGATGCCGGTCGCGAGCATGTTGATGCGGTTCTCGATCGGGTACGGCCAGGCGTTCGCGACGCCGGGGAAATTCACCACCTCGTTGAGCCCGGGGTGCCGCGTGCCGTCGGGATCCGTCCAGCCAAATTTCAGCTCCTCGGTCGTGATGCGCCGCGACTCCGGCCAGAAGGTCGAGGTCAGCGGCCACTTGAGCCAGTCCGGCAGGAAGCTCCACGGGTAGCTCACCTTGCGCGTGCGCCAGCGCTCGGGATCGGTGTGCAGCTGCACGACGGTCTCGATCATCGAGAGCGGCGCCGGATCGGTCGCGGTCTCCGCGCGCCCGATCTTGCCGTGCACGGTCGCCACCTCGGGGAACGTGCGGATCAGCTTGTCGGTGCGCTGCAAGAGCGCCTTGCTCGCGCCGACGCTGATGCTCGGGTCGGTGGTCGGCATGTACAGCAGGTCGCCCTCCTCGAGCGGCGGCATGAACTCCGAGCCGAGGCGCGTCGCGGGATAGATCGCCGACAGCCCGAGGAGCAGCGTCACGACCAGCGTCGCCCACGGGTGGCGCAGCACCAGGCGGAACAGCGGATCGTAGAGGCGCATCGACAGCCGGTTGACCGGGTTGCGCTCCTCGTCCGGGATGCGGCCGCGGATCAGGTAGACCATCAGCACCGGCACCACCGTGATGCCGAGGATGGCGCCGGCCGCGAT containing:
- a CDS encoding DUF2470 domain-containing protein, translated to MANDAGQHAADAASPEAQIPEPPFAERARTLVHVGRTGTLSTHSRRATGYPFGSVAPYGVDARGRPTFLISAMAVHTQNLAADARASLLVTQPGAGDDPLALGRVTLLGDVARVADDEVAAVREDYLARHESARSWVDFGDFAFYRMEVRDVYFVAGFGAMGWIDAEAYGAAEPDPLADVAPGILNHMNEDHADALQLYARVFAGVEASEATMTSVDRLGFHVRVREGERLRGIRINFPREVRSTGDARAVLVEMVREARQRVGNAGA
- a CDS encoding CusA/CzcA family heavy metal efflux RND transporter — encoded protein: MIARIIELSAGNRILVLLLTAVLVGLGVWGAYGIRLDAIPDLSDVQVIIVTDYPGQNPEVVEDQVTYPLASAMLAVPGATVVRGYSMFELSFVYVLFEDGTDIYWARSRVLEYLNFARDRLPEGVQPKLGPDATGVGWVLQYVLFPGWYCPEQPNGLWHDVEQDRWYARPDDAPEERRERLAHVRAFREPGRCPLGGGELASSNQDLATLRGLQDWYVRYPLTAVPGVAEVASIGGFVKQYQVVLDPQKLLAFSLPLADVVEAIRRSNNDVGGSVIEMAEHEYMVRSRAYLKGLEDLGEVVVGTDQDGTPILLRDVAVLQIGGEARRGIGELDGIGEAVGGIVVSRFGENAFQVIQDAKAKLAELEKGLPPGVMVLITYDRSALIERAVGTLRRAVIEELVVVAIICVVFLAHLRSALVAVFVLPVGLLISIVVMQVMGINANIMSLGGLALAIGVMVDSAVVMIENAHKHVERERLRVARGEPPRGQVRVIVDAAVEVGPTLFFSLLVITVAFLPIFALGEASGRLFKPLAYTKTLAIAAGAILGITVVPVLMVYLIRGRIPDEERNPVNRLSMRLYDPLFRLVLRHPWATLVVTLLLGLSAIYPATRLGSEFMPPLEEGDLLYMPTTDPSISVGASKALLQRTDKLIRTFPEVATVHGKIGRAETATDPAPLSMIETVVQLHTDPERWRTRKVSYPWSFLPDWLKWPLTSTFWPESRRITTEELKFGWTDPDGTRHPGLNEVVNFPGVANAWPYPIENRINMLATGIKTPVGIKIMGPDLAVLADLAAHTASAVQTVPGTLSAYPERTVGGYYLDVDIDRTAAARYGLTTGDVQDVIQTAIGGMNITTTVEGLQRYPVNVRYLRDFRDDPDALREVLVATKDGLQVPLGQLASIKITPGPPMIRSENAQRTAWIFVDIAGRDLGGYVAEARRVVDEQVPLPPGYTRVWSGQFEYLEQANRRLAVVIPITIVLIVFLLYVANRSWFRVAVVMLAVPFSLIGALWFLWALDYNMSLAVWVGIIALLGVDAETGQVMLLYLDGAYERFVAEGRMRTPQDLFEAVHEGAVKRIRPKTMTVATDMIGLLPLLWATGTGADVTRRLVAPLVGGIAVSFVMELLVYPVIFYLVKRRRLPAAA
- a CDS encoding ATP-dependent DNA helicase RecQ, giving the protein MTAKLGSAAQVEAAVAELQDLATRAEADPALHLRCTRRLAELRDAWRASPASFSPQAIAALREVARRLERRSAPQPSDAADTAFERHPTPQPSGDVLARAREVLEKVFRYASFRPGQEEVVAAVLAGRDCIAVMPTGAGKSLTYQLPARVLGGTTLVVSPLIALMKDQVDALTAKGVRATYLNSSLAPEERARRSAALARGEYELVYAAPEGIEGAVGHALARADLRLIAVDEAHCISQWGHDFRPAYRKLAGLKQRFGGPPVLALTATATPQVMDDIVQQLAMESPARWRGSFFRPNLRLFAHKKVAGGKLRDAIVALIHARRGTSGIVYCLSRRSVEATAAFLVSRGVRALAYHAGMEPEERTAAHEAFRRGDVEAIVATIAFGMGIDKPDIRWVIHRDMPGSIDAYYQEIGRAGRDGAPSDCILFYSWADVVSHDRFADEAEPEVAARARRQARQMFDLADTGRCRHRELVRHFGEHVADCGGSCDACLAVDVVAEARAAARAESATAGRRASAAAAGAAKPGATEALDDEAQQLFGRLRALRKEIAEASGVPAYVVFTDAALRAMAVRRPRSEEDLLAIPGVGAVKLARYGAAFLAALRDADAPAAHG